The Tenrec ecaudatus isolate mTenEca1 chromosome 9, mTenEca1.hap1, whole genome shotgun sequence genome window below encodes:
- the LOC142456320 gene encoding protein SET-like — MAPNRQSSSLPQMKKPKVQETPAPPKEEKEQLEAIEHIDEVQNEIDRLNEQASEEILKAEQKYNKLCQPFFQKRSELIAKIPNFGVTTFVNHAHVSALLEDEEALHYLTRAEVTEFEDIKSGYKIDFYFDENPYFENKVLSKEFHLNDSGDPSSKSTEIKWKSGKDLTKHSSQTQNKASRKGQHDGPESVFTWFTDQSDAGADELGEVIKDDIWPNPLQHYLVPDMDDEESEGEEDEEEEEEEGFRRY; from the coding sequence ATGGCCCCTAACCGCCAGTCTTCAAGCCTGCCGCAAATGAAGAAGCCTAAGGTGCAGGAGACCCCGGCCCCccccaaggaagaaaaagaacagcTGGAAGCAATTGAACATATTGATGAGGTACAAAATGAAATAGACAGACTTAATGAACAAGCCAGTGAGGAGATTTTGAAAGCAGAACAGAAATATAACAAACTCTGCCAACCATTCTTTCAGAAGAGGTCAGAATTGATCGCCAAAATCCCAAATTTTGGGGTAACAACATTTGTCAACCATGCGCATGTGTCTGCATTGCTTGAGGATGAAGAGGCTCTGCATTATTTGACCAGAGCTGAAGTGACAGAATTTGAAGATATTAAATCAGGTTAcaaaatagatttttattttgatgaaaatccttactttgaaaataaagttctCTCCAAAGAATTTCATCTGAATGATAGTGGTGATCCATCTTCAAAATCAACTGAAATCAAATGGAAATCTGGAAAGGACTTGACGAAACATTCCAGTCAAACACAGAACAAAGCTAGCAGGAAGGGGCAGCATGACGGACCTGAGAGTGTCTTTACCTGGTTTACCGACCAGTCTGATGCCGGCGCCGATGAATTAGGAGAGGTCATCAAAGATGATATCTGGCCAAATCCATTACAGCACTATTTGGTTCCTGATATGGATGATGAGGAAAGTGAAggtgaagaagatgaagaagaagaagaagaagaagggtttAGAAGATATTGA